Genomic window (Fusarium oxysporum f. sp. lycopersici 4287 chromosome 11, whole genome shotgun sequence):
TCGCCGCGGCTGCCAACGACTTGGATGACAATATTGAGTTTGGTTGTGAACGGTTCGGAATCAGCAGGTCGGGGCTGCGGAGCCAGAGCCTTGGACCATCTGTAACTGAGCTGTGGAACACGACCAAGTTTTGGTTTGAAGTGCGGGTGAGTGCATTGATCGTTCGGGAGTCGAGCTGTAGCTCAAGCCGGCCATCATCTTGCAGCACAATTAGTTAGCTTGCTGTAAGGTCTGTGACGTATCTCCATTGGTGAATTTTGGGATAAGAACCTTGAACTGTCGGTTGTTGTTGTAAAGTTGCGTCCGCAAGGTTGCCTTCGTACTGGTAGTAATCTGTATATTGTGACATGGTGGCTTGGCCTGGTAGTATTGTGCCTGAAGGATGCCGGAATCAGAAATTACAATTCGGAAAGGCGGACATCTCACGGGGAGCTCCAGATCTGTAGGTCTGGCTACTCTTTATGTGAACAAGCTCTAATTTTATCTTTTAATTACATGATGGAGTGAGTGCGGTCACCAATCGTCACTGTACGATGGAAAGTGGCGACATGTCAATGACGGCATGAAACCTCAAGCCAAAAGATGACCTGAGGGTTTCATAAATGGTCAATGCGTGGCTCAGCTAAGAGCTTGACCATCACAGCCGCGTATAAGGTCAGACGCGTATCACATATAGTGGCTTGAAGATCCGAAGGAATCCGAGGGTACGGCAAGTATACGAGTTTTGGGAGTTCTAGGTAAAACGACTCGGGATTGGCTAATGAACGCTAAGCTAGCTTTTCGTGGCTCGGCTTATCCCCACTAAGCAATCTCAAATGCACCCCGAATGACTCAGCCTAACTGAACGCTCAGGTCTCCGTCCTTAAGGTTGCATCTTAACCTAGCGAATGCTGCGAACCTGAGACAGAAAAGATTACCTCTGATGAGACTTATGGCTTCGCCACATATGGTCTTTGACCAACCATGGGTACATTGTCGAAACTTCCTGGGTCTTGGCCAAGGGGATCCGATAGCGTCTGGTATGTAAAGATCGCACTTGGGTGGCGCACTGTAAAGATGACTGCGACGATGATCATAAGCAGAGCATCAAGAGTATAGACGTAGATCTCCTTAGAAATCAATGAGCCTGTGTGACCTTGAGCATATTCTATCATCCGAAAAACGGATCGCACCATGATGAGCGCACTGGTAAAGTAGAGTACGGCCATGAATGCCTGCCAAGGAGCACCAGTGCTCAGGGACCTGCTGGTCGGGCGACGTAGCATGCGCATGTGGAAGATTGCTGTGACAACCATGAATCCCCCGAAGAATATGACCTGAATCGCGAGACCAACGATAATGATTGTGTTGCCGAGATCCTGGCTTCCTTTGTCGCTGGCGCCAGCGAGGAGCCCGCCACCTGGTGATGTTAGTTAGGATAGTTCCAAAATGCCCTGGGGCTTTAGATATCGCACCTCCACCTTGTCCGAAAAACGAGAAAATGTCTCCCATCAAGAATATCTTGGTAAGCAGGCCCACCCTGATCACTGAGTGATGCTGTCCTTCAAGGAAACGTATGAGCCGGCCCAATGCCATGTAAATCGAAGCTGCATAAAATGCAGGTCCGAGGAGGATAAACACGCTCTGCAAGATATAAGGCATAAGGTCCCAGTCGGGAGTTTGCGTTGCCGAATATGCGCGGGCACCATATCCAACTGTTTCCACTATTCCACGGTGTTATTAAGTCTCATCATTTCAGGGGTCAACCAAGATAGTCGTACAAACGCATCCTATACAGAAGGGAATAAACGACCACGTCTTCATTTTGAAAACAAGCTGGAAGTGGCGAGCGGTAACGAGACCGAAAAGAACGGTAAATAAAATTGCCGCTGGCAGGGAGGGCTTGTAAAGATACAGCTTGAACCCATCAGTGTCGGTATCGGAGGCCGAATCGGATGCCATGGTAGGTATTAATGAAGAGGGGAGTTGACTGCTGGAAAGATGTAAGAACTGAAATGAACTATTATATCATGCGAAGTATTGCAAATATTGCCTTTGTGTCGATTTGGAACGTGAGAACTATATAGACGGACGTTTTTTTAATTTACGCAAGGCTTATGCATCAGGCAGATTTAGGGGAGCCTAGGATGTGGATCTTGAGAACACAAATATGAGCCCTTACAGCCAGACGAGTCAGATTTCAGACTCTGGATGGATACGCGGCAGGGCATAAGCGTGTAAAGACTCGGGTTATATCTTTGCTCCGTAACTGGAACCAACGACCGTGTCTATTGTGTGGATTAAATTGCTACAAGGCCAATGCATCGAGGTCTCTGATCATTTGGGATACATGCTGATTTTCTTTTAGCCAATTACCATATGTGTGAATATATATGTAAAACTGTATACAAAGTAACTTATACTAATCGATAATCTCTATCCTTCAATGCACAATTCTTTTGTTTAGCAGAACGCCATGCAAATTATCTGACCAATCTAAAGGTTTTCCAAACGCCATTTGAAGCGATTTCGGTAGGCATCAGCTGACATCACAAACCCATTGAACGATCTCCTTGCCCATGTGAAGCACCAACTTCTCATAGTGCGATCCGTTGTCAGCGAAAATGCTACAATGTGCTCCAACTTCATCTGTGCCCTCCATGGAAATGCGCACCCACATAGGATCAGCCTCCGGCGGAAGGATGCAGAATGTGCGCCCCTCATCCGGTTTTACCGCAACTTGCCTGTCCACTTGACCTTCGTCAGTCAGTCGTTCTTCTTCGGAATACGTGTGACTTTCTGGAGCACCTTGAAATAGTGATAACAGACATCCAAAGAACTCCACTAGGTTTGACAAGAGCGCGCTGAAGCAATGCAAAAGATTGGTAGGCTGATATGGTCTCAAGCGATGGCCGAGAGGTCTGTATGCCTCGTTGGTCTTTCGTTCTTGCAGACACAGAAGATCAGTGGCGGATTGCTCGTAGTGCCCTAGGCTCTCCACCTCGGTGCTCCAAATATCAGAATCTCGGAAGAGGTCACCTAACCTGTGGTCTTTTCCAGCTTGCTCAAAGAATCGTTCTTTGTCTGTGGCTCCATTACCCCATGAAGAGACTTTTGACCGCCAACAATACTGTCGTGGTGTGCAGGATGTGAAGAAATTCAGAAACCGGATTCTTTGTCGCCTTCCAAGATCTCCTGATTGCGCAATTTGCTTTTCGTATGCTGGGAAAGACTCATTGTAGCCCTCAAGAGCTCGTAGCTCGTGATACCTAAGCCTCAGTGTCCAGGGTCGCCTTAGACAGCGTCCATATGCCCAGTGGGAAGCAAAGGAGGCAATAGTTTCATGTGACCAACACTGGAGGCCGCTGTTCCAAACTGACTGCATAAGTTCGGGCTCAGATGGTAGTCTATTCGGCCATACTTGGTTGTCGTTGAAGAAGGGGGGATTGAAGCCCGCATCTACTAAAGATGCGGATGGAATAGTTGGTAGAAGTCGAGACGATGAGGAGTCCGACTCAAGCAATTGAGCCTTTGTTTCGATTTCTGTATGTTTAGGGCGGAACAGAGAGATGATGCCAGGAACGATAATGCCGGGGTTCAGGCCCAAGAAGGGACAGTCCAACGATATTGTGCCGATTATAGAATGGCGTTGCTGGTGATCCAAACTGAGAGATTCTTTCTACAGTTAAAATTAGTAAAGACTTGAATTTCAATTAGAGGAGGAACTTACTAGCTGAGCAGCTCGAGCAGCCAAAAAGCCACCCAGGGAGTGTCCTACCAGAATGACATCTGTTTGGGAGTTCTCGTGTGGCTGAAGCCAGCGGCTGAAATTTTCTACCGCAATATCCATGGAATTACGTGTTTCGTACTGAGGGTAGATCTTTGAAAAGACGACGTAGGTATCTCTGAGGGCTTGTTTGAGAAAGCTATGGACGTGAGAAGGGAACTGACTGAATGACTCTTCAGTCCCGCAAAACCCATGGATGTATATGACAATCAACTTCCTCTTATCAGTCCCGAGGTCAGAACCATTAAAAGATTGAGGTAACAGTATAGGTGAGGGTTCACCAGACTCAGCGTAGGAAGCCATCTGGTTCGAGCTGAGTGCAGACTTAGCACAAGTCTAAGTCTCTGACACTACCCAGCCTAGTGAAAGTAGGTTGGCCACGAAAGAAGTATCTAAAGAATTTCGCGCAAACATGGGTCTGATTCATTTTGTTAAACATAGATCAGGAGTCGCGTTTGGCATAGTCCCTTGTACGCCGTCGATAACGTTTGGACATTCGGCTTACCCCGAGTCTAATTCAGAAACGGGACGCACGTTTCAGAGGCTAGATTGATTGGCGCCAGCCTCGTATTTGCTCACTACCTGACGTCGCCACATATTCCAGAGCTCCTTCCCCTGTAGTCTCCACATTGTAATCTTAATACATTTCTCCATTGTCTCGATACTGAGGCGCACCTTGAAGTTGGGGCTATGTCGTAGATAGCTCGAAAACGAGATTGCGAACCCACGAATGGCCGATTCGACTTCACGTTAAGAATACGAACTTGTGCCAAGTCAACACTGGATACCTGCGACAGCCAAGGGAAGACCTCAGTATGGAGACCACCTACGACCACAAGACCTATCATTCCCAACTGCAGGCTCATCGTCGTTCTTTCATCGCTTCACTTCAGATTAAAGCGCTGTACCTTTAATGTCATGTCCAGCACTGACGCCGGCCTTAGGACAAAGCCAGGAGCCGTAACCCTAGAGCCCGATGACTGGGCCATGATTTCAGAGGGCAATGTCGACCTCTGCAACCTTCAGAACTTTGGCGCGGTATCGTTCTACGACTAAGCCGTCCTTTTCAATGCCCTGACAAAGGACTTCTACAGAGAACAGCATGATTACGCCTACTAGAGTGGCTGTTCAATAGGTCGCAGGAAGGGTCTACCTCGATGACTAGAAGGGCACTTTCGCCAGCGCGCCCGCCATCCATCTACCTCAGAGCTTTGGTCTACACTTTGGGGACCCATGTTACCGTAATACAGCAGCGTGGCCAGTTCCCGCGATCCTGCGAGTTTGAACGTATAAATGGCCAAGTGCGATCCCCTCAACGGTCTTGTCGACGGGCTCGTTTTTGACGACCCCGCCGGTCAGTCCAAGCCTCTTACGCTGGTGAGGCAGTCCTCCAACTACTCTAATACAGGACATATGGCTATTGTCAGCCGTTTCCCAGTTTGATCTTCCAATCTCAGTACTTTGCATCCACGTCCCAGCACATATAGCTTGCGAAATATCTCAAGAATATGGTGCCGGGAATTTAAATTGAATAAATAATGATAGGATTTCAATTGAAAACTGTTATATCTACATTGATATTCAAATCATAATGTGCGACGCCGTAGTAAAATCACGACTCCTACGGAGAAGCgtcttttttttatcttgTTCCCCGTCTTAGTTTTACCACTACTATTACAGGAGTCAAATCGGAGAGAAATGGAAAAGGACCTTCATATCAGGTACCGTTTGTCAATGTATCATTGATGCATGGCCTAGACTTTGTGTAAACACCCTCAATATCTGGGCAAGACAAACTAGGAGATCAGCTACAAGGTGGGGGGAATGAGGTTAGGCACGACAGAATGTAAAATTAGCCGCCAGGCAAACTCTCTTGATTTCTTCCGACTTTCCCGGTTACTATGCGGCGGCATTTCGGCCACAGGGGAGACGCGTTCTCTGGTCCGCTAACTTCTTCGGTGAAGAAGCAATGGCTCTTGGGTACGAGTACGATTGCTTTCCGCGCTCGCTCAAAACCCGACTCGCTGACCGCGAGTAACCACACTTTACCCGTAAGAGGGAGCACTAAAATACTGGGATGTTATTCCTTTTACCAATGCCTGGGACAGTGGCTAGGCAGACTAGACAGATCCTGAtgatcatcaacaaggtATATTTGACGTTCTCTTCGCGACGTCTGCCTGTTATCTTTTCACTAGCCCATTACAGCCTTTTTATCTCTTATCCACAGTACCTTACCATGACTCTCTTGGTGTCACTTCTCGTGTCATGGCTCGCCTTGGTGAGTGGGCAGACCATTTCCTATGGCCTTTCGACCTACACAAACCCAACTCTGTCTGGATGGAACTCTGACCCAAGCTGCGTCTTCGTCGCCGAGTGGGACTCGACTTTCTTCTGTTCCACGTCATCCTTCATGGCCTATCCAGGGCTTCCAGTCTATGCCTCTAAGGACCTCATCAACTGGAGACATATCGGCAATGCCTTGGTTAGACAGTCGCAAATGCCCAAGATGGAAAGTCGTAGCATAGGACAACAAGATGGCCCATATGCTCCAACTCTGAGATATCGCGACGGGCGTCTCTATCTGACAACCACTTACTTTCATCTGGGTACGGGTCAGTACCCTGAGGTCAAGATTGTAGTATATACCACCTCAAATCCATATGAATCTACTTCTTGGAGCGATCCAGTCATCATGCAGACCTCTGGGCTTGATCCCGACATATTCTGGGATGACGACGGCCAAGCATATATGTCATATGCCACTATTGGTATACAGCAAGCCCCGGTCAACCTGACTGATGGCACTGTTGGTCAACCAATCAATATTTGGAATGGTACTGGTGGCCGAAATGCGGAGGGACCTCACATCTACAAAAAGGACGGTTTCTACTATCTGATGATTTCAGAGGGCGGGACAGAGCTAAACCACTCTGTTACCATATCTCGCTCAACAACGGTTACTGGCCCGTACAACAGCTATGTTAAGAATCCAGTCCTAACAAACAGGGGTACCAAAGAGTATTTCCAGACAGTTGGGCATGCAGACTTGTTCCAAGATAAGTCCCAAAACTGGTGGGGAATGGCGCTGGCAACGCGGTCGGGACCTCAGTTCGAAATCTATCCGATGGGTAGGGAAACAGTGCTTTTTCCGGTCTATTGGGGAAAGGGCAAGTGGCCGGAGATGCAGCCTGTCCGAGGTCGTATGAAAGGCCCCCTTCCGCCCAAGTCTAAGAGGCTACCGGGCTCTGGACCATTCTACACCGACGCAGAGCACATCGACTTCTCTAGCGGAATCCCGTCTAGCTTCGTCACCTGGAGGCCTCAGTGGCGTACTCCATCCCTGTTCTAGACTTCTCCTCAAGGGCATAAACAAACCCTTTGTATCACGCCGTCTCGTGCCAATCTTACAGGTGATAGCACCTTTGACCCGGATAACGATGGACTTGCTTTTGTTGCTCGGAA
Coding sequences:
- a CDS encoding xylan 1,4-beta-xylosidase; this encodes MTLLVSLLVSWLALVSGQTISYGLSTYTNPTLSGWNSDPSCVFVAEWDSTFFCSTSSFMAYPGLPVYASKDLINWRHIGNALVRQSQMPKMESRSIGQQDGPYAPTLRYRDGRLYLTTTYFHLGTGQYPEVKIVVYTTSNPYESTSWSDPVIMQTSGLDPDIFWDDDGQAYMSYATIGIQQAPVNLTDGTVGQPINIWNGTGGRNAEGPHIYKKDGFYYLMISEGGTELNHSVTISRSTTVTGPYNSYVKNPVLTNRGTKEYFQTVGHADLFQDKSQNWWGMALATRSGPQFEIYPMGRETVLFPVYWGKGKWPEMQPVRGRMKGPLPPKSKRLPGSGPFYTDAEHIDFSSGIPSSFVTWRPQWRDSTFDPDNDGLAFVARKQTSTLFQFSVDLLFSPEVQEEEAGVTVFLTQLQHLSLGVVNLVSSHGKLTPHLRFRIEASGKPGIDTPKAKVLPIPSDWEGSVIRLTVSTPDDKTFAFSASCTKGAATKMELGQASGNIVSGGSGPFTGTLLGVYATSNGGKGVTPAYFSRWTYLPISQKVAEGDETYVGNN